CAGGGTACGATCGTTGGAAACGTAGAAGTACATCGTCGCCAACTGGTTGCTCACCGAACCCAGAGTGTTGGTGTAGCAGGACGGATGACTAATACCGTCGTTCATGTCGGCGATCGCCACGATACGGACAATACCGCTCGGACAGGCGTTGGAACCGCAGTTGCCGTTCTCGCCCTGGCGATAGGTAAAGTACTCCCAGTCACAGTCTTCAATGAAGTCGCCCGGCTGAACCGTGTTCAGCGTCAGAGCCGACTGATCGTACTGGACCAGGAAGTCAAAACCACCGATCTCGTGGTTCTGGTAGTTGCCGTTGAGCATGAAGATATCAACCGAATCAACCATGCCCTGATAGACGTCATGAGTCTTCTCAATCGTCAGCAGGAACGGTACGATTACGATCGTTATCGAAATCTCATCGGAATTCGACGGGCTGCAAGGATCACAGACCGGAGCACCGTCGGTGACACCAAGCACCAGGGTAAAGGTGCCGGTGAAGTCGGGATCCAGATACGGGGTGTCCCAGGACCATTCACCCGTGGCCGGATCCAGATTGATCGAACCGGGACCGGTGAAAGCATTGACCGTATACAGAAGAGCCGACGGACCGCTGTCAGCGTCAGTGGCGTCCACGTCGCCGGTCAAAATACCACCCATACCGGACACTACGACATTGTCTTCATCGGGACAGAACTCGTTGCCGTTGGCCTGCAAGGTGCAAACAAACGTCGGAGCGTCGTTCTGTACGCAAATGGTGAAGGTCGTCTCATCAGTGTCGCCGCACGGGTCCTCAACCTGTACCGTTACCACGTGCTCACAAATGTCAGCACCATCGGTCGTCCAGGTGATTACACCGGTATTTGCATTGATGGCCAGGCCCGCAGGACCCGACACGATCGAGAAGGTCACGTTACCCGGATCGTCATTATCTGTGGCCGTTGCCTGGCCAACATAAGTGTCGCCCCAGTGTATCGTAGCATCCGCAATCGGATCGAGAACCGGCGGATCGTTACTGATCGTCAAAATGGTCACTCCGTCGGGAGCTTCCGAGTTGACCGGGACCGGATATAAACCAGTTCCGGCAACATCAACGAACTGGGTCGTCGCTGTCGTTGCACAAGCAGTATTAGCACAAATATTCTGACCAACCTCCAGATCGACGCCCGCTACTTCGACCGTACCGCCACAAGCATAGTTCGCCGTGAAATCAATCTGAGCCACGACGGTTACGCCGGCGCCAAGATCCACGTCAGCAGGATCCATCTTCAAAGCCGCCATACGAACGGTGTCAGGAGCTGTGCCAGAGGCCATGCTGAGGTCAAGATAACGGTGAGTTAACGCCGTGAAAGCCGCGTCCCAATCGATCGTATAACTGTCGAAATAGGCTCCGCCGGTGGCCGACGTCATCTCGAATATGATCTCAAACGCAGATATGTCCATGCTGCTGTTGTCAACAGTTATGTCCAATATCTGGCTCTGGCCGCGAAGCA
This region of Candidatus Zixiibacteriota bacterium genomic DNA includes:
- a CDS encoding T9SS type A sorting domain-containing protein → MMQRRSIYSLLLTSFILVFAFTTSFADEVLFDHKSVLRGQSQILDITVDNSSMDISAFEIIFEMTSATGGAYFDSYTIDWDAAFTALTHRYLDLSMASGTAPDTVRMAALKMDPADVDLGAGVTVVAQIDFTANYACGGTVEVAGVDLEVGQNICANTACATTATTQFVDVAGTGLYPVPVNSEAPDGVTILTISNDPPVLDPIADATIHWGDTYVGQATATDNDDPGNVTFSIVSGPAGLAINANTGVITWTTDGADICEHVVTVQVEDPCGDTDETTFTICVQNDAPTFVCTLQANGNEFCPDEDNVVVSGMGGILTGDVDATDADSGPSALLYTVNAFTGPGSINLDPATGEWSWDTPYLDPDFTGTFTLVLGVTDGAPVCDPCSPSNSDEISITIVIVPFLLTIEKTHDVYQGMVDSVDIFMLNGNYQNHEIGGFDFLVQYDQSALTLNTVQPGDFIEDCDWEYFTYRQGENGNCGSNACPSGIVRIVAIADMNDGISHPSCYTNTLGSVSNQLATMYFYVSNDRTLECMYAPVRWVWYDCGDNAISDVSGEQLYISRYLWDFETTVGDFASSIADPTHAFPTLYGANYVCDTLNQGHPEKPELIRWVDFVNGGVDIICADSIDDRGDLNQNGLANEISDAVMFSNYFIQGLSVFGGYEQAAIAASDVNADGITLSVADLVYLIRLIVGDAVPYSKTASPVAVDYSLSQSGIMSVRNTEIGAAFVVMAGDVVPELLTDNMEMLYAFDGTNTRILVSSIEGNSFTGDFLQVNGEIVSVEMATREGAMVLSNQVPSNFGLAQNYPNPFNPTTTIGFTLEERSEFNLTIYNVTGQVVASFSGMAEAGPQSIEWNAEGQASGIYFYKLTAANNTATKKMVLLK